The region ATATTTGTTAAAGTTATCTCTGAAGTTGAGATTAGGTACATATCATCTTCAGTTTTATACATATCGTCACCAAATTTTGGCAGCTGGCCAGTCCCTTCACATATTTCAGGTTTTACTAAAATTGGTGTAAGGTGCTCTGTATATCCATGCTCTGTAGTATGCAGATCTAACATAAAGTTTATTAATGCTCTCTCTAATCTAGCTCCTGCTCCTCTATATAGAGTAAATCTGGATCCTCCTAATTTTACTCCCCTTTCAAAGTCTAATATTTCCAATTCCTCTCCTAATTCCCAGTGAGGTTTAACATCAAAATCAAACTTTGCAGGCTCTCCCCAAGTTCTAACTAAAATATTATCAGTGTCATCGTTTCCAACTGGTGTAGACTCATGATATACATTTGGAATAGTCATTTGGAAATATCTGATTTCCTCTTCTATTACAGATAATTTCTTGTCTATTGCTTTGATACTAGAGCTTACATCACCCATCTCTTCGATAATATGAGATGCATCTTCTCCTGCTCTCTTTAATTTACCTACCTCTTGTGAAGCATTATTTCTCTTATATTTTAAAGTTTCTACCTCTGATAGTAACTCTCTTCTTTCCTCATCTAACTGCTCAAATCTATCTAAATCTATCTTAGCATTTCTATTCGCTAAAATTCCCTTTAAAAATTCAATATTATTTCTGATATACTTTAAATCTAACATATTCTATCCCTCCATATTTTTATTTTTTATTTACTTTTTTTATACCCCATTCTTGTAACTTTTAGATCTTTACTGTCTATTTCAGCCAGTGCAAATAAACCTTTAGGAGAAATATTATACAACTCTAAAAAGATCTTGTTTCCAATTCTTTTTAAATCTCCTATTTTCTCTTTTAAGTTTCTTTCTTGGGTTTTCCCTCTTTTTTCCCTTACCTCAATTATTTCATCACTGTTTAATAGGTTTTCCAGAGTATCTATATCCGCTGTGCTTCCCTCTATCTCATAGATTAAAATGTCAAAATCATTGGCTATTCCTGATTTTTTAGGGACATCATAGATCTCATGAAACTTAAATCCCTCAGGTGAGTTTGAATTTAGAAGTTCTAAGATCTCCTCATTGGATAGTTCAGAAATTATCTCAGCATCCATCAAT is a window of Psychrilyobacter piezotolerans DNA encoding:
- the serS gene encoding serine--tRNA ligase; its protein translation is MLDLKYIRNNIEFLKGILANRNAKIDLDRFEQLDEERRELLSEVETLKYKRNNASQEVGKLKRAGEDASHIIEEMGDVSSSIKAIDKKLSVIEEEIRYFQMTIPNVYHESTPVGNDDTDNILVRTWGEPAKFDFDVKPHWELGEELEILDFERGVKLGGSRFTLYRGAGARLERALINFMLDLHTTEHGYTEHLTPILVKPEICEGTGQLPKFGDDMYKTEDDMYLISTSEITLTNIHRGETLSETDLPKYYTAFSPCFRREAGSYGRDIRGLIRQHQFNKVEMVKLAHPNDSNEELEKMVVNAETVLQKLGLPYRVVQLCTGDIGFSATKTYDLEVWLPSEDTYREISSCSNCGDFQARRMGLRFKPAEGGKSEFVHTLNGSGLAVGRTLLAVMENYQQADGSFLIPEALKPYMGGLDVVKK
- a CDS encoding TIGR03936 family radical SAM-associated protein, producing MKKRIVFDRVGDMKYISHLDTIRFLERLFKKTGIIIKHSEGFTPRPKLSFGNPVSLGDEAYNELMDAEIISELSNEEILELLNSNSPEGFKFHEIYDVPKKSGIANDFDILIYEIEGSTADIDTLENLLNSDEIIEVREKRGKTQERNLKEKIGDLKRIGNKIFLELYNISPKGLFALAEIDSKDLKVTRMGYKKSK